The sequence TTTAGCTCAAAATTCAGCTAATATAGCCTCTGCATTTAGAACTTATCCTTTAGAACAGGTTCCTCAACAAACAAGTCTTAACACAACGTATGTAATTCTTGCCCTTATAGTGGGCATTACTCTCGGAACGGCTATTGGGGTAATAATAAAAAAGTAGTAGAGAGCTCACTCTCTCTTGTATGGCTTTCCATCGGCCTTTGGAGGCCTTACCTTTCCTATTATTCCTGCCACAATGATCAATGTCACTAGATATGGAAGTGTGGCAACGAACTGCCATGGAATGATTTTCTGAATCTCTGGATTAGTTCTTACCCACACTGAAAGGTTGTCGAAGAATCCGAAGATGAAGCCTCCGAGGAGGGCCCTCAATGGGTTCCATCCACTGAACACCATGTTTGCCAATGCAATAAAACCTCTACCTGCTGAAAGCTGCTTTGTGACTGTTCCAAGCCAATCAACGCTCATAAATGCTCCACCAAGTCCGGCAAGGGTTGCTCCATAGACTGTTGCCAGAAATCTGTAGCGCTCCACGTTTATACCTAACGCATCTGCCGCTTCAGGATTTTCACCTACTGCCCTTATTCTAAGGCCTAACGGCGTTTTAAAGAGCACCCAATGTGTCAAGATTGCTATAATGATCGTTATAAGAACCATGGGGCTTAAGCTTCCGTAGGGAGTTTTTATTATGGGCGAAACTCTGAAGGTGTCGGGCACTACATGCTGGCCTGCGGTTCCCCAATATGCGGGGATTCCAAAAGCCACAATACCAAGTGCCAAGAGGTTAACACCTATACCCGGAATGACGTGGTCTCCCTTCAAATAAACTGTAATGACTCCGTGAAGCATTCCAAGGAGCATGCCCACAAAGGCTCCACCCAAAAGACCTATCCATGGACTTCCAGTGACCTCTGCGAACATTGCCCCAAAGAATGCGCTCATGAGAAGTATTCCCTCGTATCCTATATTTACTACACCTGCTCTCTCGCTTACTACCGCTCCTACGCTCGTGAGCACTAGTGGAACCATTGCCGTTAGTGCTCCGATAAGTGTTGAAATAATGGCCTCTATCATCTTCTCACCACCCTCTTTAGAAGGTCTAAAAGTCCGGGGATTGCAACGGCCACAACTATAACACCCTGCACAACCCTTACCATCTCCAATGGAACTCCAGCTTCGATCTGCATAGCCGTGGCTCCTGCTTTAAGCATTCCAAAGAAGATTCCGCTGAATATTATTCCGAGTGGGTGGTTTCTTCCAACCAGTGAAACACCTATTCCGTCGAATCCATAGCCATATATATTTGCCATTCCTTGGCTTATTGCATAGCTTGGGGGCCTTCCCATTACCTCTGTCGCTCCCGCAAGACCACTCATGATACCTCCGAGCAGGAAGGACCATATAACCGCTTTCTTTGGATTTATTCCCCCATAACGGGCCGCTCTCTCATTGTACCCGCTCACTCTAAGTTCGTATCCTAATCCTGTGTGCCAGAGGATGTAGTATGTTATGAGGGCAGCCATTACTGAAATCGCGAAGGCCCATGAAAGTTCAGTTCCCTTCACTATAATTGGAAATCTCGCACTGACTGGAACCGCTATTGTCTTGTTCGGGTCTTCTGGGTTGGGTATTTTTTGCAGGACTATATAGAGGGCTATGAAGTAAGCCATCCAATTGAGCATGATTGTGGATACAACTTCGTTTACTCCTCTAATGACCTTTAGAAGTGCAGGAATTGCCATCCACACTATTCCAGCTAGTATTCCACCTAAAAGTCCCATCAAAATGTTTCCCCATAAGTTTGTGAGTACAATTGCCGCTATTGCTCCGAAGTACACTGTTCCTTCTCCACCGATGTTAAATAGCCCCGTCCTAGCCCCTATTCCAAAGGTCAATGCTGTTAGAATTATTGGGGTTGCAGAGCTTAATGTCATAGCTAATCCGTACTTTGAGCCGAGAGCACCATCAAAAAGTGCCACATAAGCGTCAACCGGGCTGTAGCCGGAGAATGCTAGAATAACTCCACCTACTGCGATTCCGATTACTATTGCTATCAGGCTTTCTATAAGGGGCTTTGCGAATTCTTTGATATCAACTCTCATGCTTAATACCCCCCATCATTAGTCCTATTTGCTCTTCGGTAACCTCTTCGGGCTTCACTATGCCCACGAATTGACCTTCATAGATTATTGCCATCCTATCACTAAGCTGTAGCACTTCATCCAAGTCCGCAGAAACCAGAAGAACTGCCTTGTTCTCGTTTCTGAGCTTTATCAGGTAGTTTCGTATATACTCAGTTGATGCTACATCTACACCTCTTGTGGGTTGGGATGCAATTATAAACTCAGGTTCTTTGCTGACTTCCCTTGCAACTATGAGCTTTTGCTGATTTCCTCCGCTCAAACTTTTTGCTGGGGCTTCGATGCTTGGAACGGCAATTTCGAAGTCCTTTACGAGCTTTGCCGCATGTTCTTTGACCTTGTCCCATCTTATAAGTCCTAACGGACCTCTGAACTTCTCTCTCCAGTGAAGTCCAAGAATTGAATTTTCAGCCACACTCATTTCTA comes from Thermococcus aggregans and encodes:
- a CDS encoding ABC transporter permease; this encodes MIEAIISTLIGALTAMVPLVLTSVGAVVSERAGVVNIGYEGILLMSAFFGAMFAEVTGSPWIGLLGGAFVGMLLGMLHGVITVYLKGDHVIPGIGVNLLALGIVAFGIPAYWGTAGQHVVPDTFRVSPIIKTPYGSLSPMVLITIIIAILTHWVLFKTPLGLRIRAVGENPEAADALGINVERYRFLATVYGATLAGLGGAFMSVDWLGTVTKQLSAGRGFIALANMVFSGWNPLRALLGGFIFGFFDNLSVWVRTNPEIQKIIPWQFVATLPYLVTLIIVAGIIGKVRPPKADGKPYKRE
- a CDS encoding ABC transporter permease, translated to MRVDIKEFAKPLIESLIAIVIGIAVGGVILAFSGYSPVDAYVALFDGALGSKYGLAMTLSSATPIILTALTFGIGARTGLFNIGGEGTVYFGAIAAIVLTNLWGNILMGLLGGILAGIVWMAIPALLKVIRGVNEVVSTIMLNWMAYFIALYIVLQKIPNPEDPNKTIAVPVSARFPIIVKGTELSWAFAISVMAALITYYILWHTGLGYELRVSGYNERAARYGGINPKKAVIWSFLLGGIMSGLAGATEVMGRPPSYAISQGMANIYGYGFDGIGVSLVGRNHPLGIIFSGIFFGMLKAGATAMQIEAGVPLEMVRVVQGVIVVAVAIPGLLDLLKRVVRR